Proteins encoded in a region of the Oscillatoria salina IIICB1 genome:
- a CDS encoding putative bifunctional diguanylate cyclase/phosphodiesterase — MKTEQKVMNNLPLFNLRLTSSCYIVGIYAFLGSLWISFSDALIVKLTNDMVLLSKLQSIKGWGFVFLSSCLLYLLLSRKDRTKSESAIVTELELAAWVGAMTDIVLILDKQGCCQKILSTQTIASEQRRQELIGKSFREVLSLEQAELFEEQICQVLEKQQIAQIKYSLLVESKLLWFVAKIVPLSKDTVIWVARDITEQTQTEAELEQKEQQCRLLANNFPESLVMFFDRNLRYTLVEGTGLEIGDLSKNRIEGKTIWEALPVDICELVEPLYWKAIAGKTSFAEIPDGSRVYLLQVQPITDSQGEIFGGMTIAQEITAQIEIEEHLQEYAFCDSLTGLPNKTWFLERLSRTLEETLSGKNDLFAVFYIQLERFSIVKYSLGHELADKLAIATAHRLQGCLRLREPVAQVGDSALAILLANLEDVSEATCIAERIQELLNLPLSLRGHEIYSPVTIGIAFGNYQLRDREWHFQRPEDLLRGADTAMNHAKSNGKLHYAVFHPEMHSLAIARLQLETELRKAIESGQLQIFYQPIVCLKTGKIIGFEALVRWLHPLRGKIAPSEFISLAEETGLIGAIDWWMLREACQQLSIWQQDRQESEPLTMSVNMSHKILSQVNLVAEIKKILSSTGIAPSSLKLEVTERAIMEDGAAEANTLEELKSLGIKLSIDDFGTGYSCLERLHQLPIDTLKIDRSFVSRMLQDPNNWQIISTIITLAHSLNMDAIAEGIETAAEFAELRSLAAEYGQGYFFSKPLSHQEAEALLKQKLQW, encoded by the coding sequence GTGAAGACTGAACAAAAGGTCATGAATAACCTACCCCTCTTTAACCTACGGCTTACTAGCTCTTGCTATATTGTCGGTATTTATGCCTTCTTAGGTAGTCTCTGGATTAGCTTTTCTGATGCTCTTATAGTTAAATTGACAAATGATATGGTTTTGCTGAGTAAATTACAGAGTATTAAAGGTTGGGGGTTTGTTTTCTTAAGTAGTTGTTTGCTTTATTTACTTTTAAGTCGTAAGGATCGCACTAAGTCCGAATCAGCAATAGTAACTGAGTTAGAATTAGCAGCTTGGGTAGGGGCAATGACTGATATTGTGCTAATTTTAGACAAGCAAGGTTGCTGTCAAAAAATACTTTCGACACAGACAATTGCTTCCGAGCAACGCAGACAAGAATTAATAGGTAAAAGTTTCCGCGAAGTTTTATCTTTAGAGCAAGCAGAATTATTTGAGGAGCAAATTTGCCAAGTCCTAGAAAAGCAACAAATTGCGCAAATTAAATACAGTTTATTAGTAGAAAGTAAGTTACTTTGGTTTGTTGCTAAAATTGTGCCACTATCAAAAGATACGGTAATTTGGGTAGCGAGAGATATTACCGAACAAACACAGACAGAAGCAGAATTAGAACAAAAAGAACAGCAATGTCGTTTGCTAGCGAACAACTTTCCGGAGAGTTTAGTGATGTTTTTTGATAGAAATTTACGCTACACCCTTGTCGAAGGTACTGGTTTGGAGATAGGAGATTTAAGTAAAAATAGAATAGAAGGAAAAACAATTTGGGAAGCTTTACCAGTAGACATTTGTGAGTTAGTGGAGCCATTGTATTGGAAAGCGATCGCGGGAAAAACAAGTTTTGCTGAAATTCCTGACGGCTCTCGCGTTTATTTACTTCAAGTACAGCCAATTACTGATAGTCAAGGGGAAATTTTTGGGGGAATGACGATCGCTCAAGAAATTACGGCGCAAATCGAAATTGAAGAACATTTACAAGAATATGCTTTTTGTGATTCGCTAACAGGTTTACCCAACAAAACTTGGTTTTTAGAGCGTTTGAGTAGAACTTTAGAAGAGACTTTATCGGGCAAAAATGACTTATTTGCGGTTTTTTACATTCAATTAGAACGCTTTTCCATTGTTAAATATAGTCTCGGACACGAACTCGCCGATAAATTGGCGATCGCGACTGCTCACCGTTTGCAAGGATGCTTGCGTTTAAGGGAACCAGTTGCACAGGTAGGAGACAGCGCTTTGGCAATTTTGCTGGCAAATCTGGAAGATGTTAGCGAAGCTACTTGCATCGCGGAGCGCATTCAAGAGCTGTTAAATTTACCTTTAAGTTTGCGCGGACATGAAATTTATTCTCCAGTCACGATTGGTATTGCTTTCGGAAACTATCAACTTCGAGATCGCGAGTGGCATTTTCAACGCCCAGAAGATTTGCTGCGCGGTGCGGATACGGCGATGAACCATGCTAAGAGTAATGGCAAGCTGCACTATGCCGTTTTTCACCCAGAGATGCACAGTTTGGCGATCGCACGCTTGCAGTTAGAAACTGAGTTACGCAAGGCGATCGAATCTGGTCAATTGCAAATTTTTTATCAACCAATTGTCTGTTTAAAAACTGGCAAAATTATTGGTTTTGAAGCTTTGGTACGTTGGTTACATCCTCTTCGCGGCAAAATTGCTCCCAGTGAGTTTATTTCTTTAGCTGAGGAAACAGGATTAATTGGTGCAATTGATTGGTGGATGCTGCGCGAAGCTTGCCAACAATTAAGTATTTGGCAGCAAGATCGGCAGGAAAGCGAACCTTTAACCATGAGCGTTAATATGTCCCACAAAATCTTATCCCAGGTTAATTTAGTGGCTGAGATTAAGAAAATTTTGTCCTCGACTGGGATTGCTCCGAGTAGTTTGAAACTAGAGGTTACGGAAAGAGCAATTATGGAAGATGGCGCTGCGGAAGCTAACACTCTTGAGGAATTGAAAAGTTTGGGAATCAAACTTTCGATCGATGATTTTGGTACGGGTTATTCTTGTTTAGAACGCTTGCATCAGTTGCCGATTGATACGTTAAAAATCGATCGTTCTTTTGTCAGTCGAATGCTCCAAGATCCTAATAATTGGCAAATTATCAGCACAATTATTACCCTAGCTCATAGTTTAAATATGGACGCGATCGCTGAAGGCATCGAAACTGCTGCGGAGTTTGCTGAATTGCGATCGCTTGCTGCTGAATATGGACAGGGTTACTTTTTCTCCAAACCTCTCTCCCATCAAGAAGCAGAAG
- a CDS encoding homogentisate phytyltransferase: protein MSQISATPKNLFREPFAWLYSLWKFSRPHTIIGTSLSVFALYAIATTLTTNTVTIASLLHLLGAWIACLGGNVYIVGLNQLEDIAIDEINKPHLPVAAGEFTPPQATRIVAISGILALLLAAWLGFWLLATVGISLIIGTAYSLPPIRLKRFPFLAALCIFTVRGIIVNVGLFFYFSKVFGYSEFFPLEVWTLTIFVVVFTVAIAIFKDVPDMEGDKQFNITTFTLLLGKSTIFNLARGIITVCYLGTIIAGVFWLNNVNLLFLTISHFVLLGLLWWRSQNVNLQSKPEIASFYQFIWKLFFLEYLIFPLACFLA from the coding sequence ATGAGTCAAATTTCTGCAACGCCGAAAAACCTATTTCGAGAACCTTTTGCTTGGCTATACAGCCTGTGGAAATTTTCGCGTCCCCATACAATAATTGGTACTAGCTTAAGTGTATTTGCCTTGTACGCGATCGCCACAACTCTCACTACTAATACTGTCACTATAGCCAGTTTACTGCATCTACTCGGTGCTTGGATTGCTTGTCTGGGCGGTAATGTTTACATTGTCGGACTAAATCAGTTAGAAGATATTGCTATTGACGAAATTAATAAACCCCATCTTCCTGTGGCTGCGGGAGAATTTACGCCTCCACAAGCGACGCGGATTGTCGCGATTAGTGGCATTTTAGCATTACTATTAGCAGCATGGTTGGGATTTTGGCTGTTAGCAACGGTAGGAATTAGTTTAATTATCGGTACGGCTTATTCTTTACCACCGATACGTTTAAAACGCTTTCCCTTTTTAGCAGCTTTATGTATTTTTACCGTGCGAGGAATAATTGTCAATGTCGGGCTATTTTTCTATTTCAGCAAAGTCTTTGGCTACAGCGAGTTTTTCCCCTTAGAGGTATGGACGCTAACTATTTTTGTCGTCGTGTTTACAGTAGCGATCGCTATTTTCAAAGATGTCCCTGACATGGAAGGTGATAAGCAGTTTAATATTACCACTTTTACTTTACTCCTAGGCAAATCAACAATTTTTAATCTTGCTCGCGGAATAATTACAGTTTGTTATCTGGGTACGATTATCGCGGGAGTTTTCTGGTTAAATAACGTTAATCTACTTTTCTTGACTATTTCTCATTTCGTCTTGCTAGGATTACTTTGGTGGCGAAGTCAGAATGTAAATTTACAGTCAAAGCCAGAAATTGCTAGCTTTTATCAATTTATCTGGAAATTATTCTTTTTGGAATATCTAATTTTCCCGCTAGCTTGTTTTCTAGCTTGA
- a CDS encoding uroporphyrinogen-III synthase: MKQPLTGKTVLVTRAARQSSKFSELLQQQGAKVVEMPALEIRPPSSWVELDRAIAHLDDFHWLILTSSNGVEYFYQRLTNCGKSERNLANIKIAVVGKKTATSLRQQGGQPNFIPPDFIADSLVEHFPEALAGKKILFPRVETGGRELLVQELTNQGAEVVEVPAYQSGCPEQIAPEALETLQKQTVDFLTFASGKTVNNFCKLLANVTPELLISSEKLLANVCIASIGPQTSQSCRQLLGRVDLEAQEYTLEGLTQAILDYVENQSFARHL; encoded by the coding sequence ATGAAACAACCCTTAACCGGAAAAACCGTTCTCGTAACTCGTGCGGCACGTCAGTCAAGTAAATTTAGCGAACTTTTGCAACAACAGGGAGCAAAAGTTGTCGAAATGCCTGCGTTAGAAATTCGCCCCCCTTCGAGTTGGGTAGAGTTAGATCGGGCGATCGCGCATCTCGATGATTTTCACTGGCTAATTCTTACTTCTAGTAACGGTGTAGAATATTTTTACCAACGCTTGACAAATTGTGGTAAAAGCGAGCGAAACTTAGCAAATATTAAAATTGCTGTTGTTGGCAAGAAAACTGCTACGAGTTTAAGACAACAAGGTGGGCAGCCAAATTTTATTCCACCAGACTTTATTGCTGACTCTCTTGTCGAGCATTTTCCCGAAGCTTTAGCCGGCAAAAAAATCCTCTTTCCTCGCGTGGAAACAGGCGGAAGAGAACTTTTAGTTCAAGAGTTAACTAACCAAGGTGCAGAAGTAGTAGAAGTTCCTGCTTATCAATCAGGATGTCCAGAACAAATTGCCCCAGAAGCTTTAGAGACATTACAAAAACAAACAGTAGACTTTCTTACTTTTGCGAGTGGAAAAACCGTCAACAACTTCTGTAAATTATTAGCTAACGTTACTCCTGAATTGCTAATAAGCTCAGAAAAATTATTGGCAAATGTTTGCATTGCTTCTATTGGTCCGCAAACTTCTCAAAGTTGTCGTCAATTGCTCGGACGAGTCGATCTAGAAGCTCAAGAATATACTTTAGAAGGTTTAACGCAAGCAATTTTAGACTATGTGGAAAATCAAAGTTTTGCTCGTCATCTCTAA
- the cobA gene encoding uroporphyrinogen-III C-methyltransferase: MNNQQKGKVYLVGAGPGSIGYLTLKARELLAEAEVLVYDALVDPQLLDLVSHDCLRLNVGKRGGKPSTPQTEINQILVRYCQKGKNVVRLKSGDPLIFGRSREEREALRAANCEFELVPGISSVLAAPLLAGIPLTDKHLSSAFAVVTAHQPEILDWEALARLDTLVILMGGRNLREIVSQLRKHGRDESTPVAIARAVARPEQQFWFGTLADIVEQTAGISLSPTVTIVGEVVSLSDRLTPDLF; the protein is encoded by the coding sequence ATGAATAATCAGCAAAAAGGCAAAGTTTACTTGGTTGGTGCGGGACCGGGAAGCATCGGCTATCTTACCCTGAAAGCACGAGAATTACTCGCTGAGGCGGAAGTTTTGGTTTATGATGCTTTGGTAGACCCACAGCTATTAGATTTGGTTTCTCACGATTGTCTCCGGTTGAATGTGGGGAAACGTGGTGGAAAACCGAGTACGCCTCAAACTGAGATTAATCAAATTTTAGTTAGGTATTGTCAAAAAGGCAAAAATGTGGTAAGACTCAAAAGTGGCGATCCGTTAATTTTCGGACGCTCTCGCGAGGAAAGGGAAGCTTTGAGAGCGGCGAATTGCGAGTTTGAGTTAGTTCCGGGCATTTCTTCAGTGTTAGCCGCACCTTTGTTAGCAGGAATTCCTTTAACTGATAAACACTTGAGTAGTGCTTTTGCGGTGGTTACGGCACATCAACCAGAAATTCTTGATTGGGAAGCACTCGCCCGACTCGATACTCTGGTAATTTTAATGGGAGGTCGTAATTTGAGAGAAATTGTTTCTCAGTTACGCAAACACGGACGGGATGAGTCTACTCCCGTAGCGATCGCGCGAGCGGTTGCTCGTCCCGAACAACAATTTTGGTTTGGGACTTTGGCTGATATTGTCGAGCAAACTGCTGGTATTTCTCTCTCCCCGACAGTCACGATCGTTGGCGAAGTCGTTTCACTAAGCGATCGCTTAACACCCGATCTCTTTTAA
- a CDS encoding branched-chain amino acid transaminase, with protein MPNFLPIAYFENQFVPFSEAKVSIATHALHYGTGAFGGMRGIRDPQNSQQILLFRLDDHCQRLSNSAKFLGYDLPADKIRHILVEFVKKNQPKQSFYLRPFVYNSGLGLSPRIHNIEKDFFVYGLELGDYMSPNGVSCRISSWYRQEDRSLPLRGKISGAYITSALAKTEAVESGFDEAILMNSRGKVCEASGMNVFIVRNGKLITPGFEEDILEGITRDSVIKIARDLGIETIQRPIDKSELFIADEVFLCGTAAKISPVKKVENYQLSTERPLTEKLREKLTAITENRDPDYQDWVLAIPLDS; from the coding sequence ATGCCTAATTTTTTACCAATTGCCTACTTTGAAAACCAATTTGTCCCCTTTAGCGAAGCCAAAGTTTCCATAGCTACCCACGCCTTACACTATGGTACAGGAGCTTTTGGCGGTATGCGCGGCATTCGCGATCCCCAAAATTCCCAACAGATTTTGTTATTTCGCTTAGACGACCATTGTCAAAGATTGAGCAACAGCGCGAAATTTCTTGGCTACGATTTACCAGCAGATAAAATACGGCATATTTTAGTTGAATTTGTCAAGAAAAATCAGCCAAAGCAATCTTTTTATCTCCGACCTTTTGTTTATAATTCCGGTTTAGGACTTTCTCCGAGAATTCATAATATTGAAAAAGACTTTTTTGTCTATGGCTTGGAATTAGGAGATTATATGTCTCCCAACGGAGTTAGTTGTCGCATTAGTTCTTGGTATCGTCAAGAAGACCGCAGCTTACCTTTACGAGGTAAAATTAGTGGCGCCTATATAACTTCGGCATTAGCAAAAACTGAAGCTGTAGAATCCGGTTTTGACGAAGCAATTTTAATGAATTCTCGCGGAAAAGTTTGCGAAGCTTCAGGAATGAATGTTTTTATTGTCAGAAATGGCAAGTTAATTACGCCTGGTTTTGAAGAAGATATTTTGGAAGGAATTACGAGGGACAGCGTCATTAAAATTGCTCGAGATTTAGGAATTGAAACCATCCAAAGACCAATTGATAAATCAGAACTTTTTATTGCTGACGAAGTGTTTCTTTGTGGAACGGCGGCAAAAATTAGTCCAGTTAAAAAAGTTGAAAACTATCAATTATCAACCGAGCGTCCCCTAACTGAGAAACTGCGGGAAAAACTAACGGCAATTACCGAAAATCGCGATCCTGATTATCAAGATTGGGTGTTAGCAATTCCTCTTGACAGTTAA